A single Pseudomonas sp. DC1.2 DNA region contains:
- the nuoE gene encoding NADH-quinone oxidoreductase subunit NuoE, which yields MNSTLIQTDRFALSETERSAIEHELHHYEDPRAASIEALKIVQKERGWVPDGALYAIGEMLGIPASDVEGVATFYSQIFRQPVGRHIIRVCDSMVCYIGGHESVVSEIQSKLGIGLGQTTADGRFTLLPVCCLGNCDKAPALMIDDDTFGDVQPAGVAKLLEGYV from the coding sequence ATGAACAGCACGCTTATCCAGACAGACCGTTTCGCCTTGAGCGAAACCGAGCGCTCGGCCATCGAGCACGAGCTGCATCACTACGAAGACCCGCGCGCGGCGTCGATCGAGGCCCTGAAGATCGTCCAGAAGGAGCGCGGCTGGGTGCCTGACGGCGCGCTCTACGCTATCGGCGAGATGCTGGGCATCCCGGCCAGCGACGTAGAAGGCGTGGCTACTTTCTATAGCCAGATTTTTCGTCAGCCGGTCGGCCGCCACATCATTCGCGTCTGCGACAGCATGGTCTGCTACATCGGTGGCCATGAGTCGGTGGTCAGCGAAATCCAGAGCAAGCTCGGCATCGGCCTGGGTCAAACCACCGCCGACGGTCGTTTCACGCTGCTGCCGGTCTGCTGCCTCGGCAACTGCGACAAGGCGCCGGCGTTGATGATCGACGACGACACGTTCGGTGATGTGCAGCCTGCTGGCGTCGCCAAATTGCTCGAGGGCTACGTATGA
- the nuoF gene encoding NADH-quinone oxidoreductase subunit NuoF: protein MTLTSFGPANRIKRVAETHPLTWRLRDDGEAVWLDEYQAKNGYAAARKAFADMATDDIVQTVKDAGLKGRGGAGFPTGVKWGLMPKDESINIRYLLCNADEMEPNTWKDRMLMEQLPHLLIEGMLISARALKTYRGYIFLRGEYTTAAKHLNRAVEEAKAAGLLGKNILGSGFDFELFVHTGAGRYICGEETALINSLEGRRANPRSKPPFPAAVGVWGKPTCVNNVETLCNVPAIIADGVDWYKSLAREGSEDMGTKLMGFSGKVKNPGLWELPFGVPARELFEDYAGGMRDGYTLKCWQPGGAGTGFLLPEHLDAQMYAGGIAKVGTRMGTGLAMAVDDSVNMVSLLRNMEEFFSRESCGFCTPCRDGLPWSVKLLRAIENGEGQAGDIETLLGLVGFLGPGKTFCAHAPGAVEPLGSAIKYFRPEFEAGIAPTSAAVPPLARPIVVGA, encoded by the coding sequence ATGACCCTGACTTCCTTCGGTCCTGCCAACCGCATCAAGCGTGTCGCAGAGACTCATCCGCTGACGTGGCGTTTGCGTGACGACGGCGAGGCTGTATGGCTCGACGAATATCAGGCCAAGAACGGTTACGCTGCTGCGCGCAAAGCCTTCGCCGACATGGCCACGGACGACATTGTCCAGACCGTCAAAGACGCCGGCCTCAAAGGTCGCGGCGGTGCAGGCTTCCCCACGGGTGTTAAGTGGGGCCTGATGCCCAAAGACGAATCCATCAACATCCGCTACCTGCTGTGCAACGCGGACGAGATGGAACCGAACACCTGGAAAGACCGCATGCTGATGGAGCAACTGCCCCATCTGCTGATCGAAGGCATGCTGATCAGTGCGCGCGCACTGAAAACCTACCGGGGCTACATCTTCCTGCGTGGCGAATACACCACCGCCGCCAAGCACCTGAACCGTGCCGTGGAAGAAGCCAAGGCAGCCGGCCTGCTGGGCAAGAACATTCTGGGCAGCGGCTTCGATTTCGAGCTGTTTGTCCACACCGGCGCCGGGCGTTACATCTGCGGTGAAGAAACCGCACTGATCAACTCCCTCGAAGGCCGCCGCGCCAACCCGCGCTCCAAGCCGCCCTTCCCTGCCGCCGTTGGCGTGTGGGGCAAACCGACCTGCGTGAACAACGTTGAAACCTTGTGCAACGTCCCGGCGATCATTGCCGACGGCGTGGACTGGTACAAATCGTTGGCCCGCGAAGGCAGCGAAGACATGGGCACCAAGCTCATGGGTTTCTCCGGTAAGGTCAAGAATCCTGGCCTGTGGGAACTGCCATTCGGCGTGCCGGCTCGCGAGTTGTTCGAAGACTACGCCGGCGGCATGCGCGACGGTTACACGCTCAAGTGCTGGCAGCCTGGCGGCGCGGGCACCGGTTTCCTGTTGCCGGAGCACCTGGACGCACAAATGTACGCCGGCGGCATCGCTAAAGTGGGCACCCGGATGGGTACCGGCCTGGCCATGGCGGTGGACGACAGCGTGAACATGGTGTCGCTGCTGCGCAACATGGAAGAGTTCTTCTCGCGCGAGTCGTGTGGTTTCTGCACCCCATGCCGTGACGGTTTGCCGTGGAGCGTCAAGCTGCTGCGCGCCATCGAGAACGGTGAAGGGCAAGCCGGCGATATCGAGACCCTGCTGGGTCTGGTCGGTTTCCTCGGCCCTGGCAAGACCTTCTGTGCTCACGCACCGGGCGCCGTGGAGCCATTGGGCAGCGCAATCAAATATTTCCGTCCAGAGTTCGAAGCCGGCATCGCGCCCACCAGCGCCGCCGTCCCGCCTCTGGCAAGGCCGATCGTAGTCGGCGCTTAA